A genomic window from Buteo buteo chromosome 13, bButBut1.hap1.1, whole genome shotgun sequence includes:
- the CTXND1 gene encoding cortexin domain-containing 1 protein — protein sequence MEGPTPEPVYVDVDKGLTLACFVFLCLFLIVMIIRCAKVIMDPYSAIPTSTWEEQHLDD from the coding sequence ATGGAAGGACCAACCCCAGAGCCTGTGTACGTTGATGTGGACAAGGGACTGACATTAGCATGTTTTGtcttcctctgcctcttctTGATTGTGATGATTATTCGCTGTGCAAAAGTTATCATGGACCCTTACAGTGCCATCCCTACGTCTACATGGGAGGAGCAGCATCTAGATGACTGA